The Allorhodopirellula heiligendammensis genome includes a window with the following:
- a CDS encoding YhaN family protein: MIIQRLDLIAYGRFTDTLIDLSAGPRRFHIIYGPNESGKSTSLRAITSLLYGMTTRAEDNYLHANAKIRVGGVLVGPAGESLTCVRRRGKKGTLRESDDSTVIPDAKLEAMLGGVDREAFEHRFGLSHEELVQGGKAILEGEGDLGEILFAAGAGVSQLKAVQSKLDENVTQLFVAGGSKGAINILSREIAEKKRQLEAAKILPREWEGLQNELTQQQQRVKQWETTQRDAAVRMSQLRAYLTALPLVPQWRSCCESLVSLADVPLLDSAFSERRRTLETSREIALRQTNSHTTRITELQQELDLLSDDAEIMIHEAEISSLFQRLGAREEARTQRTGLQRTKRNLDRRMTETLGELSIEIHAADGDAVTDEIDESLKQLRVVDSVRTHVNELAQQYALLVRQRDDADEELRSLKRKLAALDQRDVAERVPDDPFAIGQVIESVGSPDSVLANLTQQKSDAKQSQLRCEQLARKLDSICPKMSGSFVDSVHDLVNVPLPSESAIAKAVQTIERREQAVATATQQWSQLDARQRTQQEKLEAASSLTELPNMEQLAAARDRRDDAFCSMIADHSAARLSMEDFTRLQSLIRKADELVDQMRQHHEQIHLQATLQSDLDEVIKHKADCQAQGESAKAELDQANSDWQSLWRPLGIAAASPQAMQTWVATHAQLVDSISNDLEERERLEQVQRRIAAACERLRHAVAAASAGSSTAQTATSGSGAPTSIDSGDETIVTEEFPRLHDEAVRLRANLQHARKRYEEQLKQIDTLQDELPKAEARLESRQQQLDRWDSDWATATSALAASVDRTPAVILEKIKQIDDLNAQKRERDILLHRINAMFADDQTYRGDVARLALSLGNEFNENDGEISDAFTLVKSFFERLQNARSDSKQRAALTQQVAATQKKLAAAQQQVNDADIALGLLCEEAACDSPDQLLDVERRSNQRQQFEQSKQSVEQQLRMLAGSVLLEAFVEEVSQQQAELLSIEIEQVEGKLTDAQAQLSLAQQALGELRGRIAKVDGSGQAAALSQELHFLTGKLENELEEYSRVKIAAMILRQAIEDYRQENQGPVLQLASGIFSQLTRNEYASLKVDFDNKGKATLFGVRPAGQDTDVPANAMSTGTADTLYLSLRLASIDHQLSRSTPLPLVVDDCLVQLDDGRSAAAMRAFSDLSQRTQVILFTHHEHLIELAEQTLAPDEFHVHRLGS; the protein is encoded by the coding sequence ATGATCATCCAACGACTCGACCTGATCGCGTACGGGCGCTTTACCGATACGCTGATCGATTTGTCAGCGGGACCACGCCGGTTCCATATCATCTATGGCCCCAACGAGTCCGGAAAGTCTACCAGCCTCCGGGCAATCACGTCGCTCCTCTACGGCATGACGACTCGCGCGGAAGACAATTATTTACATGCCAACGCGAAAATCCGGGTAGGTGGCGTGCTGGTCGGCCCCGCTGGCGAATCACTGACCTGCGTTCGTCGCCGGGGCAAGAAGGGCACCCTGCGTGAATCAGACGACAGTACCGTCATTCCAGACGCGAAACTTGAGGCGATGCTCGGCGGTGTCGATCGCGAAGCATTCGAGCATCGATTCGGGCTCTCTCATGAGGAACTCGTCCAAGGTGGCAAGGCGATTCTCGAAGGCGAGGGAGATCTGGGCGAAATCCTGTTCGCTGCGGGCGCAGGCGTCAGCCAACTCAAGGCCGTGCAGTCTAAACTCGACGAAAATGTTACGCAGCTGTTTGTAGCCGGTGGTAGCAAGGGTGCCATCAACATTCTATCTCGTGAAATTGCGGAAAAGAAACGCCAGCTCGAAGCCGCCAAAATTCTCCCGCGCGAATGGGAAGGCTTGCAGAACGAATTGACGCAGCAGCAACAACGCGTCAAGCAGTGGGAGACGACCCAACGGGATGCCGCGGTTCGAATGTCGCAGCTCCGCGCGTATCTCACTGCGCTACCGCTTGTCCCACAGTGGAGATCCTGTTGCGAATCACTCGTGAGTCTCGCCGACGTTCCGCTTCTCGATAGCGCGTTCAGTGAGCGCCGTCGCACGCTCGAAACCAGTCGCGAAATCGCTCTCCGTCAGACCAACTCGCACACCACGCGGATCACGGAACTGCAACAAGAACTCGATCTCCTCAGCGATGATGCCGAGATCATGATTCATGAGGCCGAGATTTCTTCGCTATTTCAGCGGCTTGGCGCGCGTGAAGAGGCGCGGACCCAACGAACCGGCTTGCAACGAACCAAGAGAAACCTCGATCGGCGGATGACCGAAACACTCGGCGAATTGTCAATTGAGATTCACGCCGCAGACGGCGACGCCGTGACGGACGAGATCGACGAATCTCTTAAACAGTTACGCGTGGTCGACTCCGTGCGAACTCACGTCAATGAACTCGCCCAGCAATATGCGTTGCTCGTACGTCAGCGCGACGATGCCGACGAAGAACTACGATCGCTCAAACGTAAACTGGCTGCACTGGACCAACGCGATGTCGCTGAACGTGTCCCAGATGATCCATTCGCGATCGGTCAGGTCATTGAATCGGTGGGATCGCCCGATAGCGTCCTGGCGAATCTCACACAGCAAAAATCAGACGCCAAGCAGTCGCAGCTTCGCTGTGAGCAACTGGCTCGCAAGCTTGATTCCATTTGCCCCAAAATGAGTGGTTCATTCGTTGACTCGGTGCACGATCTCGTGAACGTGCCATTGCCCAGCGAATCGGCGATCGCCAAGGCGGTTCAGACAATCGAACGGCGAGAGCAAGCCGTAGCGACTGCGACGCAGCAGTGGAGTCAGCTCGATGCGCGGCAGCGCACGCAGCAGGAGAAACTCGAAGCGGCCAGTTCGCTCACCGAACTGCCGAACATGGAGCAACTCGCTGCCGCCCGCGATCGCCGCGACGACGCGTTCTGCTCGATGATTGCTGATCATTCCGCCGCCAGGCTATCAATGGAGGACTTCACTCGCCTGCAGTCGCTCATTCGTAAGGCCGATGAATTGGTCGATCAAATGCGCCAACATCACGAGCAAATTCACCTGCAGGCGACGCTCCAATCGGATCTGGACGAAGTCATCAAGCACAAGGCGGACTGCCAAGCGCAAGGTGAATCCGCGAAAGCCGAACTTGATCAAGCGAACTCAGATTGGCAGTCACTCTGGCGACCGCTCGGGATTGCTGCAGCAAGTCCACAAGCAATGCAAACCTGGGTCGCGACCCATGCGCAGCTAGTCGATTCAATCTCCAATGACTTGGAGGAACGTGAACGCCTCGAACAGGTTCAAAGGCGCATCGCAGCGGCGTGCGAACGACTGCGTCATGCAGTCGCCGCGGCCTCAGCAGGTAGCTCCACGGCCCAGACAGCAACGTCGGGCAGCGGAGCGCCGACTTCAATTGACAGCGGCGACGAGACAATCGTCACAGAGGAATTCCCGCGTCTCCATGACGAGGCAGTCCGGCTGCGGGCTAATCTTCAACACGCACGCAAACGGTACGAGGAACAGCTCAAGCAAATTGACACCTTGCAGGACGAGTTGCCTAAGGCGGAGGCTCGTTTGGAATCACGTCAGCAACAACTCGACCGCTGGGACAGCGATTGGGCGACGGCCACGTCCGCACTCGCCGCCAGCGTTGACAGAACCCCGGCGGTGATTCTAGAGAAGATTAAGCAGATTGATGATCTCAACGCTCAAAAACGCGAACGTGACATTTTGCTGCATCGTATCAATGCGATGTTTGCCGATGATCAAACCTATCGTGGTGATGTCGCGCGTTTAGCATTGTCCCTGGGAAACGAGTTCAATGAGAACGATGGTGAGATTAGTGATGCGTTCACCCTCGTCAAGAGTTTCTTTGAACGGTTGCAAAATGCGCGATCCGATTCCAAACAACGGGCAGCTCTGACCCAACAGGTCGCCGCCACGCAAAAGAAACTTGCCGCGGCCCAACAGCAAGTCAATGATGCTGATATTGCGTTGGGGCTTCTTTGTGAGGAGGCCGCGTGTGACTCACCCGATCAACTCTTGGACGTCGAACGGAGATCCAACCAGCGTCAACAGTTCGAACAATCCAAGCAAAGTGTGGAACAACAGCTACGCATGCTAGCTGGCTCGGTCTTGCTCGAAGCGTTTGTGGAAGAGGTATCGCAGCAGCAAGCCGAATTACTCAGCATTGAGATTGAACAGGTCGAAGGCAAACTGACCGATGCGCAGGCTCAGTTGTCGCTAGCTCAGCAGGCGTTAGGAGAGCTGCGGGGTCGGATCGCGAAGGTTGACGGCAGCGGGCAGGCGGCGGCACTATCCCAAGAACTGCATTTCTTGACCGGAAAACTCGAGAATGAGCTCGAAGAATATTCGCGAGTGAAGATCGCTGCGATGATTCTAAGGCAGGCGATCGAGGATTACCGGCAGGAAAACCAGGGGCCGGTTCTGCAGCTCGCCTCTGGCATTTTTTCGCAGCTCACTCGAAACGAATACGCATCATTGAAAGTCGACTTCGACAACAAGGGCAAAGCGACCTTATTCGGCGTTCGCCCTGCAGGCCAGGACACGGACGTTCCCGCCAACGCGATGAGCACGGGAACCGCCGATACGCTCTATTTGTCACTGCGACTGGCCTCAATCGATCACCAACTTTCACGCAGCACACCGCTGCCTCTGGTCGTTGATGACTGTCTGGTACAGCTTGACGACGGTCGATCAGCGGCCGCTATGCGAGCATTTTCGGACTTATCACAGAGGACTCAGGTCATACTGTTCACTCACCACGAACATCTCATCGAGCTGGCCGAACAGACGCTCGCCCCTGATGAATTTCATGTACATCGGCTGGGATCATAG
- a CDS encoding metallophosphoesterase family protein → MRRILHAADIHLDSPLRNLESYDQAPLEQIRGASRRALENLVKLAIDEEVDLVVIAGDLYDGDWKDQNTGLFFVGQAAKLTQAGIPLVVIRGNHDAENVMTSSLPLPKNPDGSEIMLASKKVDCRTFESIGVAVHGRSFRTKAELEDLSQSYPRPLSGMFNLGLLHTSLTGAEGHDTYSPCKPIELSAKEYDYWALGHVHTRGEHGLADAAPIVFSGNIQGRHIRESGAKGCYILDIDERGGIALKFHPLDVVRWESFELHTSDMQSTDEILDAYESWLGTTLAQIGDRMLVSRVSIVGPSKIHHQLHQQRHRLESSLRATAITHGGGQAWMEKFRLRTTSPNKKLNVGDLDGPLASISSVVERLRTSVDRGDLIAGEFTSLVKKLPDQHETFDPTDLQWVDELIESAAADLLGRFDG, encoded by the coding sequence GTGCGACGGATTCTACACGCGGCCGACATTCATCTCGACAGTCCGCTGCGTAACCTGGAATCGTACGACCAAGCACCGCTGGAGCAAATCCGTGGTGCATCTCGGCGTGCGCTTGAGAACCTCGTGAAATTGGCCATTGACGAGGAAGTCGACTTGGTCGTCATCGCAGGCGATCTCTACGACGGGGACTGGAAAGATCAGAATACCGGCCTGTTTTTTGTTGGACAGGCTGCCAAGCTCACCCAGGCCGGCATCCCACTGGTCGTGATCCGCGGTAATCATGACGCCGAAAACGTCATGACGTCCTCACTGCCGCTGCCCAAGAATCCAGATGGCAGCGAGATCATGCTGGCATCGAAAAAAGTGGATTGCCGCACGTTCGAATCTATCGGCGTAGCAGTGCACGGCCGATCGTTTCGAACCAAGGCCGAACTGGAAGACCTATCCCAGTCTTACCCGCGCCCGCTCAGCGGCATGTTTAATCTGGGCCTCCTACACACAAGCCTGACCGGTGCCGAGGGGCATGATACCTACTCGCCATGCAAACCGATCGAATTGTCAGCGAAGGAATATGACTACTGGGCGCTAGGGCACGTCCACACGCGCGGCGAACATGGGTTGGCCGACGCTGCGCCGATTGTGTTCAGCGGTAACATCCAGGGACGTCATATTCGCGAGTCGGGTGCGAAGGGATGCTATATCCTCGACATCGACGAGCGTGGCGGAATCGCTCTGAAGTTTCACCCGCTTGATGTCGTGCGTTGGGAGTCATTCGAACTCCACACGAGTGACATGCAGTCAACTGATGAAATTCTCGATGCCTACGAATCGTGGTTGGGCACCACGCTCGCTCAGATCGGCGACCGTATGCTGGTATCACGCGTGTCGATCGTCGGTCCCAGCAAAATTCACCATCAGCTGCACCAGCAGCGCCATCGCCTGGAATCATCGCTGCGTGCGACCGCAATCACTCATGGCGGTGGCCAAGCATGGATGGAAAAGTTCCGTCTTCGAACGACCTCTCCCAACAAAAAACTCAATGTGGGTGATCTTGACGGACCGTTGGCGAGTATTTCCAGCGTCGTTGAAAGGCTGCGGACTTCGGTCGACCGGGGAGACTTGATCGCAGGCGAGTTTACTTCGCTCGTTAAAAAACTTCCCGATCAGCATGAGACGTTCGACCCCACGGATTTGCAGTGGGTTGATGAACTGATTGAGTCAGCTGCCGCTGACTTGTTAGGACGCTTCGACGGATGA
- the rho gene encoding transcription termination factor Rho, with protein MAKKKRSTRGRGGFGSQNGSPNSGGTSGGNSKPRTRRRRRGGSGGGGGNPGGGGSNGEPEDFVSDAPLEEWSGILEMHPNGYGFLRSPTANYTRERTDPFVPGTMVEKFGLRQGVMLHTMVQQAKRQQGPRVREILDVEGQPPEKYPEMPLFDDLTAINPEEFLKLEKGKMPLTNRVIDLLAPLGRGQRALIVAPPRSGKTIMLQHIAEGISQNHPDLKLMVLLIDERPEEVTDMRRSISNGEVIASSLDMDVESHVRLSQLAIDRAKRLAEAGQDVFLMLDSITRLARAFNKWVGKSGRGGATGTGGLDIRAMDIPKKLFATARAFQEGGSLTIVGTCLVDTNSRMDEAIFQEFKGTGNMEVVLDRRLADRRVYPAIDISQSGTRREELLLDEETYETVSMLRRTLSEMHPVDAMEQLTKQLGRFDDNEGFLKLISGAKLA; from the coding sequence ATGGCAAAAAAGAAGCGTTCAACACGCGGCCGAGGTGGTTTCGGCTCACAAAATGGTTCTCCCAATAGTGGAGGCACTAGCGGAGGCAACAGCAAACCGCGCACTCGGCGACGTCGCCGTGGAGGCAGCGGTGGCGGTGGGGGAAATCCGGGCGGCGGTGGTTCCAATGGTGAACCAGAAGATTTCGTCAGCGACGCCCCGCTCGAAGAGTGGTCCGGGATCCTCGAAATGCATCCCAATGGCTACGGTTTTCTCCGCAGTCCAACAGCCAATTACACCCGCGAGCGAACCGATCCATTCGTGCCCGGCACGATGGTTGAAAAATTTGGACTTCGCCAAGGCGTCATGCTGCACACGATGGTCCAGCAAGCCAAGCGGCAGCAGGGTCCCCGTGTTCGCGAGATTCTCGATGTGGAGGGTCAGCCGCCTGAAAAATACCCGGAGATGCCGCTCTTTGACGACCTTACAGCGATCAATCCGGAAGAGTTCCTCAAACTCGAAAAAGGAAAGATGCCGCTGACTAACCGCGTCATCGATCTACTAGCGCCACTCGGCCGCGGCCAGCGTGCCTTGATTGTCGCACCGCCGCGGAGTGGTAAAACGATCATGCTGCAGCACATCGCTGAAGGCATTTCACAGAACCATCCCGACCTCAAATTGATGGTGCTGCTGATCGACGAACGACCTGAAGAGGTCACCGACATGCGGCGCAGCATTTCCAATGGCGAGGTCATCGCTAGCAGCTTGGACATGGACGTTGAAAGTCACGTCCGTTTGAGCCAGTTGGCAATCGACCGTGCCAAGCGTCTCGCCGAAGCGGGGCAAGACGTGTTCCTGATGCTCGATTCCATCACCCGGCTGGCACGGGCGTTCAATAAGTGGGTCGGAAAATCGGGCCGTGGCGGGGCCACGGGTACCGGTGGATTGGACATCCGTGCGATGGACATCCCAAAGAAATTGTTTGCGACCGCACGAGCGTTCCAAGAAGGCGGCTCGCTCACCATCGTCGGCACATGCTTGGTCGATACGAACAGCCGCATGGACGAAGCCATTTTCCAAGAGTTCAAGGGAACCGGGAATATGGAAGTCGTCTTAGATCGTCGCCTGGCCGATCGACGAGTTTATCCCGCAATCGATATCTCTCAATCAGGAACTCGTCGCGAAGAGTTGTTGCTCGACGAAGAAACCTACGAGACGGTTTCGATGTTGCGTCGAACGCTCAGCGAAATGCATCCTGTCGATGCGATGGAGCAGTTGACGAAACAACTTGGTCGATTCGACGATAACGAGGGTTTCTTGAAGCTGATCTCGGGTGCCAAACTCGCATAG
- a CDS encoding cation acetate symporter: protein MIYTPSMTAVVVFFLFVGFTVGLSFYLGRKATSSAGYFAAHGQIPWFINGVAFAGDYLSAASFLGICGMIAAYGYDGFLYSIGYLAGWIVALFVIAEPMKRLGKFTFADALDAKFNSPGIKAAAGISTLIVSVFYLIPQMVGAGVLIQPLLGFPHWVGVVLVGCVVITIVVTAGMVSTTWVQFLKGSLLVLFSTVLVTLVLQQGFHTDRNAFATIGPLQIDSHAGDDAAIDPQLLATAAGRTLYTTGAGETASSAWDTASDFIRFASDDDEGYDIFRIEHDADGVVLREAQAETVAADGSRFVGGLPLGAGAGERTLRPVGQLTRLPEEFAADKTNDQGGRGEEHTGPLGPIQFFDVLRRSEVTLWGNQTITHQDGAVTKVYYQKPTPGSQVLRPGEHPTFAGIRSGRWTDRINFLSLMLALFCGTASLPHILIRYYTVKDAAAARKSTIVGIASIGFFYVLTLYLGLGAMTSGTLDVTNSNMAAPLLARGISDLLFAIISAIAFTTVLGTVSGLILASSGAVAHDLLGGVMGIQFAEGNQVRVAKIAAVVVGAIAIVLGILFQNLNVSYLVGWAFSIAASANLPALVMLLFWRRTTAAGIIASVVVGMFSSLGWILLSADTFSKVYKIDPADSPIPFSQPGIVTIPLALLTLVIVSLMTQNSPPKMDSVAESGAKTA, encoded by the coding sequence ATGATCTACACCCCCTCCATGACGGCAGTGGTCGTGTTCTTTCTGTTTGTCGGCTTCACCGTCGGACTGAGTTTTTACCTCGGTCGCAAAGCCACATCATCGGCGGGCTATTTTGCCGCCCACGGCCAGATCCCGTGGTTCATCAACGGGGTGGCATTCGCGGGCGACTACCTGTCAGCGGCGTCGTTCTTAGGTATCTGCGGGATGATCGCGGCATACGGGTATGACGGATTCCTCTATTCGATCGGATATCTCGCTGGTTGGATTGTCGCTTTATTCGTCATTGCCGAACCGATGAAGCGGCTGGGCAAGTTCACGTTTGCCGACGCGCTCGATGCGAAATTCAACTCACCGGGAATCAAGGCTGCTGCGGGGATCAGCACACTGATCGTCAGCGTCTTTTATCTCATTCCTCAGATGGTGGGCGCGGGCGTACTGATCCAACCCCTGCTGGGTTTTCCGCACTGGGTCGGAGTGGTTTTGGTGGGTTGTGTCGTGATCACAATTGTGGTCACCGCGGGCATGGTTTCAACAACCTGGGTACAGTTTCTGAAGGGTTCGCTGTTGGTGCTATTTAGCACTGTGCTCGTCACGCTGGTCCTGCAGCAGGGTTTTCACACCGATCGCAACGCGTTTGCGACTATCGGGCCGCTCCAGATTGACAGCCACGCCGGTGATGACGCAGCGATCGATCCGCAACTGCTCGCCACGGCAGCAGGACGAACACTTTACACCACCGGCGCGGGCGAGACGGCCTCCTCGGCGTGGGACACTGCGAGCGACTTCATTCGATTCGCGTCGGACGATGATGAGGGCTACGACATCTTTCGCATTGAGCATGATGCCGACGGGGTGGTCTTACGAGAGGCTCAGGCCGAAACGGTGGCGGCCGACGGAAGCCGATTCGTCGGCGGGCTACCACTCGGCGCCGGTGCGGGCGAGCGAACGCTGCGTCCGGTCGGCCAGCTAACCCGCTTGCCTGAAGAATTTGCTGCCGACAAAACCAATGACCAAGGCGGCCGCGGTGAAGAGCACACGGGTCCACTCGGACCAATTCAGTTTTTTGACGTGTTACGTCGCAGTGAGGTTACGTTGTGGGGAAACCAAACCATTACCCACCAAGATGGCGCCGTTACGAAGGTCTACTACCAGAAACCAACGCCGGGCTCCCAAGTCCTGCGGCCCGGTGAGCACCCTACGTTCGCAGGCATTCGCAGTGGTCGGTGGACCGACCGGATCAACTTCCTCTCGTTGATGCTGGCGTTGTTTTGCGGCACTGCGTCCCTCCCTCATATCCTAATACGCTATTACACCGTCAAAGATGCTGCCGCGGCGAGAAAGAGCACGATCGTTGGCATTGCGAGCATCGGCTTTTTCTACGTGCTGACGCTGTACCTAGGACTCGGTGCCATGACCAGCGGTACGCTCGACGTGACCAACAGCAACATGGCCGCTCCGCTGTTGGCACGTGGCATCAGCGATTTATTGTTCGCGATCATTTCCGCAATCGCCTTCACGACGGTATTGGGTACGGTCAGTGGATTGATCCTTGCCAGCAGTGGCGCCGTTGCCCACGATTTATTGGGCGGCGTCATGGGGATTCAGTTTGCCGAGGGCAACCAAGTGCGGGTGGCGAAGATCGCCGCCGTCGTGGTCGGTGCCATCGCCATTGTGCTCGGGATTCTCTTCCAGAACTTAAACGTCAGCTATCTGGTGGGCTGGGCGTTCAGCATCGCCGCTAGTGCCAATTTGCCTGCCTTGGTGATGCTATTGTTTTGGCGCCGAACGACGGCTGCCGGGATCATCGCCAGTGTCGTCGTGGGCATGTTCAGCTCGCTTGGTTGGATCCTGCTTTCGGCAGACACGTTTAGCAAAGTATATAAAATTGATCCCGCTGACAGCCCTATTCCTTTCAGCCAACCCGGGATCGTCACGATTCCGTTGGCGCTGCTGACCCTGGTGATTGTGTCGTTAATGACGCAGAATTCACCACCAAAAATGGATTCTGTCGCGGAATCGGGGGCAAAAACGGCTTGA
- a CDS encoding DUF485 domain-containing protein: MTDPANDAPTSPSPASRLGLSLFVVYTLLYLGFVLLNAFATDTMDIVVFAGLNLAIVYGFGLILAAIAMAFVYGFALRSSGNETDTSSHGGDVA, from the coding sequence GTGACTGATCCCGCCAACGACGCGCCTACTTCGCCCTCGCCCGCTTCGCGGCTGGGGCTCTCACTCTTTGTCGTTTATACGCTGTTATATCTGGGGTTCGTGCTGCTCAACGCATTTGCCACCGACACGATGGATATCGTGGTATTTGCAGGCCTGAACCTCGCAATCGTGTACGGATTTGGCTTGATTCTCGCAGCAATCGCCATGGCGTTCGTGTATGGATTCGCGTTACGCAGCAGTGGAAATGAGACGGACACCAGTTCCCACGGTGGAGACGTAGCATGA
- the kdsB gene encoding 3-deoxy-manno-octulosonate cytidylyltransferase: MKTMIVIPARLASSRLSEKLLLRAGGKSVLQHTYEAAQQAAIADQVVVAADDPRIVAEVNSFGGEARLTSVSCQSGTDRIAEIALLNDDVEIFVNVQGDEPEIDAQVIDTVASLLAKRPDADIATAACAIDASEKLDDPACVKVVMGSDHRAIYFSRAPVPYSRDGAADALLKAKPPVYWQHIGLYAYRRDFLLWFANQPPGRLESIEKLEQLRAVEAGKTIVVAPVGPSPRGIDTLDDYRAFQKRVEGPSS; the protein is encoded by the coding sequence ATGAAAACAATGATTGTGATACCGGCGCGGTTGGCATCGAGTCGACTGAGCGAAAAGCTTCTCCTGCGTGCGGGGGGAAAGTCCGTTTTGCAGCACACCTATGAAGCTGCCCAACAGGCGGCGATCGCAGACCAGGTCGTCGTTGCTGCCGACGACCCGCGAATCGTTGCTGAAGTGAACTCATTCGGTGGCGAGGCGCGGTTAACCAGTGTGAGCTGCCAGAGCGGAACCGACCGTATCGCTGAGATCGCGCTGTTGAATGATGACGTGGAGATTTTCGTTAATGTGCAAGGCGATGAACCGGAAATCGACGCGCAGGTGATTGATACGGTCGCGTCTCTGTTAGCCAAGCGTCCCGATGCAGACATTGCAACGGCGGCCTGCGCGATCGATGCCAGTGAAAAACTGGATGATCCCGCATGCGTGAAGGTGGTGATGGGCAGCGACCATCGCGCGATCTATTTTAGTCGCGCCCCGGTGCCTTATTCTCGAGATGGTGCCGCTGACGCTCTCCTGAAAGCGAAACCGCCGGTCTACTGGCAACACATTGGCCTGTACGCCTACCGTCGAGATTTCTTGCTGTGGTTCGCCAACCAACCGCCCGGCCGGCTCGAATCCATTGAGAAGCTTGAACAACTGCGAGCCGTGGAGGCAGGAAAAACAATTGTCGTCGCTCCGGTAGGACCGTCGCCTCGCGGAATCGACACCCTCGACGATTACCGGGCGTTTCAGAAACGAGTGGAAGGGCCTTCCTCTTGA
- a CDS encoding ammonium transporter, which yields MTGIGTSLASVVSAQDEVATVTEVAEVSDAGGDADLGVGYALDNAVLFLCAVLVLFMQAGFAMVEVGMNSAKNTVNILSKNVMDLSVGALLFFAVGFGLMYPTSYMSEADAEGVSKVFAFGGTGIYTTDDAARTFSPQTDWFFQAVFAATAATIVSGAVAGRMKFTSYLVYSAILTGLVYPISGYWKWGGGWINEMGFQDFAGSAVVHAVGGFAGLAGALFLGPRLGRYTPDGRSVPLPGHNVAFSALGVFILWVGWYGFNPGSQLAFQGTGDIDAVALIAVNTTLAAAAGAFIATFVGWGLFGKPDLTMSLNGALGGLVGITACCDAFTNSMSIVVGGIAGVLVVLAIVALDRLKIDDPVGAFPVHGVCGVWGCMAMGIFPNTHFEGMFEGFVTQSIGTLAICGWSFVTMSVVFGVLKAIGMLRVTPAEEHAGLDISEHGMHAYPSDAIHSGSAA from the coding sequence ATGACTGGGATCGGCACGTCACTCGCGTCGGTGGTTTCGGCTCAGGACGAAGTCGCTACGGTCACGGAGGTCGCAGAAGTCTCCGACGCGGGTGGTGATGCTGATCTGGGAGTGGGATATGCCTTGGACAACGCCGTCCTGTTCTTGTGCGCAGTCTTGGTGCTGTTTATGCAGGCCGGTTTCGCGATGGTGGAAGTCGGGATGAACTCGGCGAAGAACACTGTCAATATTCTCTCGAAGAATGTGATGGATCTGTCCGTCGGGGCGTTGCTATTTTTTGCGGTTGGCTTTGGCTTGATGTACCCGACCAGCTACATGAGCGAAGCTGATGCCGAGGGCGTTAGCAAGGTTTTCGCCTTTGGCGGCACCGGGATTTACACGACAGACGATGCTGCTCGGACATTTTCCCCGCAGACCGATTGGTTCTTTCAAGCAGTGTTTGCCGCGACAGCTGCGACGATTGTTTCGGGGGCAGTCGCAGGACGCATGAAGTTCACGTCCTACTTAGTTTACAGCGCGATTCTGACTGGCTTGGTTTATCCCATTAGCGGATATTGGAAATGGGGTGGCGGCTGGATCAACGAAATGGGATTCCAGGATTTTGCTGGGTCGGCAGTGGTCCACGCCGTTGGTGGATTTGCTGGTCTCGCCGGGGCTCTTTTTCTCGGCCCGCGGTTGGGACGCTACACACCGGATGGTCGATCGGTACCGCTTCCCGGTCACAATGTCGCTTTCTCCGCACTGGGTGTATTTATCCTGTGGGTGGGGTGGTACGGATTCAATCCTGGCAGCCAATTGGCATTCCAAGGCACCGGAGACATTGACGCAGTTGCCTTGATCGCCGTCAACACCACGCTCGCCGCTGCAGCCGGTGCGTTCATCGCTACCTTTGTTGGCTGGGGCTTGTTTGGCAAACCCGACCTGACGATGAGTCTTAACGGTGCATTGGGTGGTTTGGTCGGTATCACAGCATGTTGCGATGCCTTCACTAACTCGATGTCAATCGTGGTCGGCGGTATCGCTGGAGTGCTTGTGGTGCTCGCAATCGTTGCACTCGATAGACTGAAGATTGATGACCCCGTCGGTGCCTTTCCTGTGCACGGAGTGTGCGGCGTCTGGGGCTGCATGGCAATGGGAATTTTCCCAAACACACACTTCGAGGGAATGTTTGAAGGGTTTGTCACTCAATCCATTGGTACGCTGGCCATCTGTGGCTGGTCATTCGTAACGATGTCCGTCGTCTTCGGTGTCCTCAAAGCGATCGGAATGTTGCGAGTCACGCCTGCCGAAGAGCATGCCGGTCTGGATATTAGCGAACACGGGATGCACGCTTATCCGTCGGACGCCATCCATAGCGGTTCCGCTGCTTGA